The Afipia massiliensis genome has a segment encoding these proteins:
- a CDS encoding ferredoxin--NADP reductase, whose translation MSNFNQETVLSVHHWTDNLFSFTTTRDSSFRFRNGEFTMIGLKVNEKPLLRAYSVASANYEENLEFFSIKVADGPLTSRLQHLKEGDEIIVSRKATGTLVIDNLTDGRNLYLIGTGTGLAPFLSVIKDPETYERFEKVVLLHGCRHVRELAYGELITEKLPQDEMIGDMVRAQLIYYPTVTRDPFRNRGRITDLITSGKLFSDISLPDLDSAKDRVMMCGSPALLLDTKKLLMDRGFVEGNHGEPADFVVEKAFAER comes from the coding sequence ATGAGCAACTTCAATCAGGAAACGGTTCTCAGCGTCCATCACTGGACCGACAATCTTTTCAGCTTCACGACCACGCGCGATTCGTCGTTCCGGTTTCGCAATGGCGAGTTCACCATGATCGGCCTCAAGGTGAACGAGAAGCCGCTGCTGCGCGCCTACAGCGTCGCGAGCGCGAACTATGAAGAGAACCTCGAATTCTTCTCGATCAAGGTCGCAGACGGCCCGCTGACCTCTCGCCTCCAGCATCTCAAGGAAGGCGATGAGATCATCGTCAGCCGCAAGGCGACCGGCACACTGGTGATCGACAACCTCACCGATGGCCGCAACCTCTATCTGATCGGCACCGGCACCGGCCTCGCACCGTTCCTGAGCGTCATCAAGGACCCCGAGACCTACGAGCGTTTCGAGAAGGTCGTGCTGCTGCACGGCTGCCGTCACGTCAGGGAATTGGCCTATGGCGAGCTGATCACCGAGAAGCTGCCGCAGGACGAGATGATCGGCGACATGGTGCGCGCGCAGCTCATCTATTATCCGACCGTGACGCGCGACCCGTTCCGCAATCGCGGCCGCATCACCGACCTGATCACATCGGGCAAGCTGTTCTCCGACATTTCGCTGCCTGACCTCGATTCGGCCAAAGATCGCGTCATGATGTGCGGAAGCCCGGCGCTGCTGCTGGACACCAAGAAGCTCTTGATGGATCGCGGCTTCGTTGAAGGCAATCATGGCGAACCGGCTGATTTCGTGGTCGAGAAGGCGTTCGCTGAGCGCTGA
- a CDS encoding ABC transporter substrate-binding protein: MLKSKSAFLAGAAMLLALMAPASAQIANNTIKLGVLTDLTGIATDSTGAGSVAAARLAVEDFKAEKPDIKVELVQADHQNKADIGGALARRWMDIDKIDAILDVPFSSVALAVQEATRGSKTAFIASGPGSSLLTGEKCSPNTVHWTYDTWALAHGTALALLKAKKDSWFFVTADYAFGHSLEKDASDVVKAQNGKLLGSVRHPPGASDFSSFLLQAQASKAKIVALANAVGDTVNSVKQASEFGIQAGGQELAALLMQVTDVNAIGLQGAKGLYLTEGFYWDTNEGTRKFADRFTAIVGGGRRPTAIQAGVYAGTLHYLRAAAAANTTDGQAVVAKMKAMPSKDPLFGEGTIREDGRHIHNMYLFQVKTPAESKAPWDFYKLVETIPAAEAFRPMSEGNCAMVKK, from the coding sequence ATGCTAAAATCGAAATCGGCTTTTCTGGCGGGCGCCGCGATGCTGCTGGCGCTCATGGCTCCGGCAAGCGCGCAGATTGCCAACAACACCATCAAGCTTGGCGTGTTGACCGATCTCACCGGTATCGCGACCGATTCCACCGGCGCAGGTTCGGTTGCCGCCGCGCGTCTCGCAGTCGAAGACTTCAAGGCCGAGAAGCCGGATATCAAGGTTGAACTCGTTCAGGCGGATCACCAGAACAAGGCGGATATCGGCGGTGCGCTGGCGCGGCGCTGGATGGACATCGACAAGATCGATGCCATTCTCGACGTGCCGTTCTCGTCGGTGGCGCTGGCGGTGCAGGAAGCCACGCGTGGTTCGAAAACCGCGTTCATCGCGTCGGGACCCGGCTCATCACTGCTGACCGGCGAGAAGTGTTCGCCGAACACCGTGCACTGGACCTACGACACCTGGGCGCTGGCGCACGGAACGGCGCTGGCCTTGTTGAAGGCTAAGAAGGACTCGTGGTTCTTCGTCACGGCGGACTATGCTTTCGGCCATTCGCTCGAAAAGGATGCGTCCGATGTCGTGAAGGCGCAAAACGGAAAGCTGCTGGGGAGCGTGCGGCATCCGCCCGGCGCGTCGGACTTCTCGTCGTTCCTGCTGCAGGCACAGGCCAGCAAGGCCAAGATTGTCGCGCTCGCCAATGCGGTCGGCGACACCGTCAACTCCGTGAAGCAGGCCTCCGAGTTCGGCATTCAGGCCGGCGGACAGGAGCTTGCGGCGCTTCTGATGCAGGTCACGGACGTCAACGCCATCGGGCTGCAGGGCGCGAAGGGCCTCTATCTGACCGAGGGCTTCTATTGGGACACCAACGAAGGCACGCGCAAGTTCGCTGATCGCTTCACCGCGATCGTGGGCGGCGGACGGCGGCCGACCGCCATCCAGGCGGGCGTCTATGCCGGCACGCTGCATTACCTGCGCGCAGCCGCCGCTGCCAACACGACGGATGGGCAGGCGGTCGTCGCCAAGATGAAGGCGATGCCGTCGAAGGACCCGCTGTTCGGCGAGGGCACGATCCGTGAAGACGGCCGTCACATCCACAACATGTATCTGTTCCAGGTGAAAACACCGGCTGAATCCAAGGCCCCCTGGGATTTCTACAAGCTGGTTGAGACGATCCCGGCGGCGGAAGCGTTCCGGCCGATGAGCGAGGGCAACTGCGCGATGGTGAAGAAGTAA
- a CDS encoding hydroxymethylglutaryl-CoA reductase, degradative has protein sequence MTVAKHGANRSSRIAGFHRKSPQERLDLVASFAGLDPATAAHLADMGNLSPQLADKMIENVIATMNVPIGIATNVKVDGEDVLIPMATEESSVVAAVCNAARQTYDAGFTTSVSGTLMIAQVQAVDVSDPYAARLRLLEKRDEIKAICDACDPLLVKLGGGFRDVEVRILDTLGGPMVITHLIVDTRDAMGANAVNTMAEKIAPHIATWSGGRVFLRILSNLADRRLARAHAVWKLADIGGESVRDGIISAYQFAEADPYRAATHNKGIMNGINAVILATGNDTRAVEAGAHAYAARGGRYTSLTRYEINKDGDLSGSIELPLAVGLIGGATKIHPTAQACLKILGVTTAERLARIIAAVGLAQNFSALKALATVGIQSGHMALHAQNIAIMAGAVGDEVEAVAKVLVERATVRIDVAQEVLETIRR, from the coding sequence ATGACTGTCGCCAAGCATGGCGCGAACCGCAGTTCGCGGATCGCTGGATTTCACCGCAAGTCGCCGCAGGAACGGCTCGATCTGGTGGCTTCGTTCGCGGGGCTTGATCCCGCGACCGCAGCTCACCTTGCCGATATGGGCAATCTGTCGCCGCAGCTCGCGGACAAGATGATCGAAAACGTTATCGCCACCATGAATGTGCCGATCGGCATCGCGACCAACGTCAAGGTCGATGGCGAAGACGTGCTGATCCCGATGGCGACCGAGGAATCCTCCGTCGTCGCCGCAGTCTGCAACGCCGCGCGCCAGACCTATGACGCGGGCTTTACCACTTCGGTGTCCGGCACGCTGATGATCGCGCAGGTGCAGGCCGTCGATGTGTCGGATCCGTATGCTGCGCGCCTTCGTCTTCTGGAGAAGCGCGACGAGATCAAGGCAATCTGCGACGCCTGCGATCCGCTGCTGGTGAAGCTTGGCGGCGGTTTCCGCGATGTCGAGGTGCGGATTCTCGATACGCTGGGCGGGCCGATGGTCATCACGCATCTGATTGTCGATACGCGCGATGCGATGGGCGCCAATGCCGTCAACACCATGGCGGAAAAAATCGCGCCGCATATCGCCACATGGAGTGGCGGGCGCGTGTTCCTGCGCATCCTCTCCAATCTGGCGGACCGGCGACTTGCGCGTGCGCACGCGGTCTGGAAGCTCGCCGACATCGGCGGAGAAAGCGTGCGCGACGGCATCATCAGCGCGTATCAGTTCGCTGAAGCCGATCCGTATCGCGCGGCCACACACAACAAAGGCATCATGAACGGCATCAACGCGGTGATCCTCGCGACTGGCAATGACACCCGCGCGGTGGAAGCGGGTGCGCATGCCTATGCGGCGCGCGGCGGGCGCTACACGAGTTTGACGCGCTACGAGATCAACAAGGACGGCGATCTCTCCGGGTCGATCGAACTGCCGCTCGCGGTCGGTCTGATCGGCGGCGCGACCAAGATCCATCCGACCGCGCAGGCGTGCCTGAAGATTCTCGGCGTGACCACGGCGGAACGGCTGGCGCGCATCATCGCGGCGGTCGGACTCGCGCAGAATTTCTCTGCGCTGAAGGCGCTCGCCACGGTGGGCATCCAGTCCGGCCACATGGCGCTTCACGCGCAAAACATCGCGATCATGGCCGGCGCTGTCGGCGATGAGGTCGAGGCTGTTGCGAAAGTGTTGGTCGAGCGCGCAACGGTGCGTATCGACGTCGCGCAGGAAGTCTTGGAAACGATTCGACGCTAA
- a CDS encoding PLP-dependent aminotransferase family protein: MGTVHHLGRGTTRSRVETIVDAIIARIERGAIRPGERLPSIRDASKLFGASKNTIVDAYDRLVASGQIESKPGSGFYVSMHRPKRAETIEPAKVEAVDSVWLLREQLEKRYEVRVGDGRPPAAWMEGSEVGPYLRPVSRPGKRNLPESYGSPYGLLPLRQRIAGLLAERSIGAEPTQVLLTQGANDALDMIVRQYIEPGDPVLVDSPGYYPLFGKLRLAKARLIGVRRTADGPDPDDLAAKAASTGARMFFTQSLAHNPTGCSITLPIAYRLLRTATEHNLRIVDSDPFADVLSNTSPRLAALDQLDRVIYVGTFAKTLSASLRSGYIAANADTVARLADLKMITRANSSGYIEQIIYDLMTSGRYRGHLKRLTGRIEAATRQANDTLSRLGLPVFGQPRGGFYMWCELPDHIDDTQLSRIAAERSILLAPGSAFNPDAMPAHPAMRVNIAHVGDPRFASFMAEHQAP; encoded by the coding sequence ATGGGTACAGTTCATCATCTCGGCCGCGGAACCACGCGATCGCGCGTCGAGACCATTGTTGATGCGATCATTGCGCGGATCGAGCGCGGCGCGATCCGGCCCGGCGAACGCCTGCCGTCGATCCGCGACGCGTCGAAACTGTTCGGTGCATCAAAGAATACCATCGTCGATGCCTATGACCGGCTGGTCGCGTCGGGGCAGATCGAGAGCAAACCCGGCTCCGGCTTTTACGTTTCGATGCATCGCCCCAAGCGCGCGGAGACAATCGAACCTGCGAAAGTCGAGGCCGTCGACAGCGTCTGGCTGCTGCGCGAGCAACTCGAAAAACGTTACGAGGTGCGTGTCGGTGATGGACGGCCGCCGGCGGCGTGGATGGAAGGCTCGGAGGTCGGGCCTTATCTGCGGCCGGTCAGCCGGCCCGGGAAGCGCAATCTGCCCGAGAGCTACGGCAGTCCCTACGGCCTGTTGCCGCTGCGGCAGCGCATCGCGGGTCTTTTGGCCGAGCGATCGATCGGAGCGGAGCCGACGCAGGTTCTTTTGACTCAAGGCGCGAATGACGCGCTCGACATGATCGTGCGCCAGTACATCGAGCCGGGCGATCCCGTTCTCGTGGACAGCCCCGGCTATTATCCGCTGTTCGGCAAGCTGCGGCTGGCCAAGGCGCGGCTGATCGGCGTGCGGCGAACCGCCGACGGGCCGGACCCGGACGATCTCGCCGCCAAGGCGGCCAGCACCGGCGCACGGATGTTCTTCACGCAATCGCTGGCGCACAACCCGACGGGTTGCTCGATCACGCTTCCGATCGCCTATCGGCTGCTGCGCACCGCGACGGAGCACAACTTGCGCATCGTCGATTCGGATCCGTTCGCCGACGTGCTGTCGAATACGTCCCCCCGCCTCGCCGCGCTCGATCAGCTCGACCGCGTGATCTATGTCGGTACCTTCGCCAAGACTCTCTCCGCCAGTCTGAGGTCGGGATACATCGCGGCCAACGCTGACACCGTCGCGCGGCTGGCCGATCTCAAGATGATCACGCGCGCCAACAGTTCGGGTTATATCGAGCAGATCATCTACGACCTGATGACCAGCGGGCGCTATCGCGGCCATCTCAAGCGGTTGACCGGCCGCATCGAAGCGGCAACCCGCCAGGCCAACGACACACTGTCACGCCTTGGCCTGCCGGTATTCGGCCAGCCGCGCGGCGGATTTTACATGTGGTGCGAACTGCCCGATCACATCGACGACACGCAACTGTCGCGCATCGCCGCCGAGCGCAGCATCCTGCTCGCGCCGGGTTCAGCGTTCAATCCGGACGCGATGCCTGCTCACCCCGCGATGCGCGTCAATATCGCGCATGTCGGCGATCCGCGGTTCGCAAGTTTCATGGCCGAACATCAAGCACCATAG
- a CDS encoding ABC transporter substrate-binding protein produces MKSFLSLLATASIVSAGTLLGPVPASAQQTIKIGVPTSVQLQVGRDTQNAIKMAIEDINSKGGLVGRKLEMVVADETENPEQGIAAIKKLTADDKVDVLIGGYTSGVTLAQLPHISNAKTIYLGVGAASPAITAKVKADYENYKYIFRVSPIHAGHQARALVDFIGGKLKGEMGLKKIAIVGENAKWVQDLVPILKKGAVEGGTEVPMAEFFDTSTSDFSPLFAKVKASGAQYLIVILSHASSDIFVKQWHDAQVPIPIGGIDVKSQDADFFTRVSGKALSETVGLFATRAALTPKTIPFWDEFVKRYGTAPVYTGVGAYDAIYVYADAVKRANSVEPNAVIKELEKTDYVGIAGKIVFDEVHDVKTGPGLQNLLFAQWQKDGARVVVWPKASETGKMIPPPWMN; encoded by the coding sequence ATGAAGTCTTTTCTCAGCCTTCTCGCAACAGCGAGCATCGTCAGCGCCGGCACCCTTCTCGGCCCCGTTCCAGCTTCCGCCCAGCAAACCATCAAGATCGGCGTTCCAACCTCGGTCCAGCTTCAGGTCGGACGCGACACGCAGAACGCCATTAAAATGGCGATCGAGGACATCAACAGCAAAGGCGGCCTCGTCGGCCGCAAACTTGAAATGGTTGTCGCGGACGAAACCGAGAACCCCGAACAAGGCATCGCGGCGATCAAGAAACTCACAGCCGACGACAAGGTCGATGTGCTGATCGGCGGTTACACCAGCGGCGTGACGCTGGCCCAGTTACCGCACATTTCCAATGCGAAGACGATCTATCTCGGTGTCGGCGCTGCGTCGCCCGCGATCACCGCGAAGGTGAAGGCCGACTACGAGAACTACAAATATATCTTCCGCGTTTCTCCGATCCACGCTGGCCATCAGGCCCGCGCGCTGGTCGATTTCATCGGCGGCAAGCTCAAGGGCGAGATGGGATTGAAGAAGATCGCCATCGTCGGCGAGAACGCCAAATGGGTGCAGGATCTCGTTCCGATCCTGAAGAAGGGCGCGGTCGAGGGCGGCACCGAAGTGCCGATGGCCGAATTCTTCGACACCTCGACGTCGGACTTCTCGCCATTGTTCGCCAAGGTCAAGGCCAGCGGCGCGCAGTATCTGATCGTCATCCTGTCGCATGCGTCGTCGGACATTTTCGTCAAGCAGTGGCATGATGCGCAGGTGCCGATTCCAATCGGCGGCATCGACGTCAAGAGCCAGGACGCGGACTTCTTCACCCGCGTGAGCGGTAAGGCGCTGTCGGAGACCGTCGGCCTGTTCGCGACCCGCGCCGCGCTGACCCCGAAGACCATCCCGTTCTGGGATGAATTCGTGAAGCGCTACGGCACCGCGCCAGTCTACACCGGCGTCGGCGCCTACGATGCAATCTACGTCTACGCGGACGCCGTGAAGCGCGCCAACTCGGTCGAGCCGAACGCGGTGATCAAGGAACTCGAGAAGACCGACTATGTCGGCATCGCCGGCAAGATCGTGTTCGACGAAGTCCACGATGTGAAGACCGGACCCGGCCTGCAGAACCTGCTGTTCGCGCAATGGCAGAAGGACGGCGCACGCGTCGTCGTGTGGCCGAAGGCTTCCGAAACCGGAAAGATGATCCCGCCGCCCTGGATGAACTGA
- a CDS encoding branched-chain amino acid ABC transporter permease, with protein sequence MLEILIYGAVSSAIYAMLAVGFTLIFGVARILNLAHGAFYALGAYAAYVFTSLLNLPLFIAAPLAVLLVAGFGVLMERFLVRPLRASQLAVLMITLAVSLAVEQALFITFGSEYRNVPSFVADKISIGGVDIGGQRLLALVAGILVLLTLWLFIQRTRLGAAILAVSQDPEAAQYMGIPTNRIFSIVMAISAGTAALAGVLVSPFLTVQPTMGLLPMVKAFAIVIVGGLGSIPGSIIASLILGYSETIVAYLVSTSWTELVSLVAVVITLMIRPSGILGRRAAF encoded by the coding sequence ATGCTCGAAATCCTGATCTATGGCGCTGTGTCCAGCGCAATCTACGCGATGCTCGCGGTGGGCTTCACGCTCATCTTCGGCGTCGCCCGCATCCTCAATCTCGCCCACGGCGCATTCTATGCACTCGGCGCCTACGCGGCTTATGTCTTCACATCCCTGCTGAACCTGCCGCTGTTCATCGCGGCACCGCTGGCCGTTCTTCTGGTCGCGGGATTTGGCGTGCTGATGGAGCGGTTTCTGGTGCGGCCGTTGCGGGCGTCGCAGCTCGCGGTGCTGATGATCACGCTCGCCGTATCGCTGGCCGTCGAACAGGCGCTGTTCATCACCTTCGGCTCCGAATATCGCAACGTGCCTTCCTTCGTCGCCGACAAGATTTCCATCGGCGGCGTCGATATCGGCGGGCAGAGACTGCTCGCCCTCGTTGCGGGCATTCTGGTGCTGCTGACGCTGTGGCTCTTCATTCAACGCACGCGCCTCGGCGCGGCCATTCTCGCGGTGTCGCAAGACCCCGAAGCCGCGCAGTACATGGGCATCCCCACCAACCGCATTTTCTCCATTGTCATGGCGATCTCGGCGGGGACCGCAGCGCTGGCCGGCGTATTGGTCTCGCCGTTCCTCACCGTGCAGCCGACCATGGGCCTGCTGCCGATGGTGAAGGCGTTCGCCATCGTCATCGTCGGCGGCCTCGGATCGATCCCCGGCAGCATCATCGCCTCGCTGATCCTCGGCTATTCCGAAACCATCGTGGCCTATCTGGTCTCGACATCGTGGACTGAACTCGTGTCCCTCGTCGCAGTCGTCATCACCCTCATGATCAGACCGTCCGGGATTCTCGGCCGGCGGGCGGCGTTCTGA
- a CDS encoding branched-chain amino acid ABC transporter permease, whose amino-acid sequence MRQISLIDVAGGIAVVAVLALAPVFVASNYLTGVLTVCVIYGIWASSWDFMSGLTGRENFGHSLFIGAGAYTSGFMATIWFTNPWYSLPAAVVIAVIFSLIVGFPTLRLRGPYFALAMLSASAILQRLCLIFWEQTGGEEGLYGLDPLIRNPLHYYWFVLAVLVVTVIVLVLLAQSHWGLLLRAIRGDEATCQAAGINVTFYKIASLAISAAFAGLGGALYAHYQLQVSPPLFSVVVSITIIIMVYVGGIGSIYGAAIAAILLTLLTEMLRGFGEYRLWIYTLTLMLILFFLPNGLIAPLWRRMTERFR is encoded by the coding sequence ATGCGGCAGATTTCATTGATCGATGTCGCTGGCGGTATCGCTGTGGTGGCCGTGCTCGCACTCGCCCCCGTGTTCGTGGCCAGCAACTATCTCACCGGCGTGCTGACGGTCTGCGTCATCTACGGCATCTGGGCCTCGAGCTGGGACTTCATGTCGGGCCTGACCGGCCGCGAGAATTTCGGCCACTCGCTGTTCATCGGCGCAGGCGCCTATACTTCAGGCTTCATGGCCACGATCTGGTTCACGAATCCGTGGTACAGCCTGCCGGCGGCAGTCGTCATCGCCGTTATCTTCAGCCTGATCGTCGGCTTCCCGACATTGCGCCTGCGCGGTCCCTACTTCGCGCTGGCCATGCTGTCGGCCTCCGCGATCCTGCAACGCCTCTGCCTGATCTTCTGGGAACAGACCGGCGGCGAGGAAGGCCTCTACGGCCTCGACCCGCTGATCCGAAATCCCCTGCACTACTACTGGTTCGTGCTGGCGGTCCTTGTCGTCACGGTCATCGTGCTGGTGCTGCTGGCGCAATCGCACTGGGGCCTGCTGCTTCGCGCCATTCGCGGCGACGAGGCGACCTGTCAGGCCGCCGGAATCAACGTGACGTTCTATAAGATCGCATCGCTTGCGATCAGCGCGGCCTTCGCCGGGCTCGGCGGCGCGCTCTACGCGCACTACCAGCTTCAGGTCAGTCCGCCGCTGTTCTCCGTCGTGGTGTCGATCACCATCATCATCATGGTCTATGTCGGCGGCATCGGTTCGATCTACGGTGCTGCGATCGCCGCGATCCTGCTCACGCTGCTCACCGAAATGCTGCGCGGCTTCGGCGAATACCGGCTCTGGATCTACACCCTCACCCTGATGCTGATCCTGTTCTTCCTGCCGAATGGCCTCATCGCGCCGCTCTGGCGCAGAATGACGGAGCGCTTCCGATGA
- a CDS encoding ABC transporter ATP-binding protein → MTALLEVNDVTKRFGGLTAVKNATFTLQRGEFTGILGPNGAGKTTLFNMLTGFMGPTSGAVTFNGEALQGLAPYKIVNRGMARTFQLCRPFVGMNLLENVLVACMSPRAHVDKDKEERARHLLEQVGLGGRGLEPVETLPYGDLRRLEIARALATRPDLLLLDEPFAGLGSSEIEPLAQLIKRLHREENLTILLIEHKLREFMALVSRVIVMNFGEIIAVGPPEEIVKNPKVIEAYIGKTEDAHASA, encoded by the coding sequence ATGACCGCGCTTCTTGAAGTCAACGACGTCACCAAGCGCTTCGGCGGCCTCACGGCCGTGAAGAACGCAACCTTCACGCTGCAGAGAGGCGAGTTCACCGGAATCCTCGGTCCCAACGGCGCGGGCAAGACCACGCTGTTCAATATGCTCACCGGCTTTATGGGACCAACATCCGGAGCTGTCACATTTAACGGTGAAGCGCTGCAAGGACTCGCGCCCTACAAGATCGTCAACCGCGGCATGGCGCGGACCTTCCAGCTCTGCCGTCCTTTTGTGGGCATGAACCTGCTGGAGAATGTTCTCGTCGCCTGCATGTCGCCACGCGCACATGTCGACAAGGACAAGGAAGAACGCGCGCGCCACCTCCTCGAACAGGTGGGGCTCGGCGGACGCGGGCTGGAGCCAGTGGAAACGTTGCCTTACGGCGACCTGCGGCGGCTCGAAATTGCGCGCGCGCTGGCGACCCGGCCCGATCTCTTGTTGCTCGATGAACCCTTCGCCGGATTGGGCAGCAGCGAGATCGAACCGCTTGCGCAACTGATCAAACGCCTGCATCGCGAGGAAAACCTGACCATCCTTCTGATCGAACACAAGCTGCGCGAGTTCATGGCGCTGGTCTCCCGGGTGATCGTGATGAATTTCGGCGAGATCATCGCTGTGGGGCCACCCGAGGAAATCGTGAAAAATCCGAAAGTGATCGAAGCCTATATCGGCAAGACGGAGGACGCTCATGCCTCTGCTTGA
- a CDS encoding ABC transporter ATP-binding protein: MPLLEVSDLRVSYGKALAIESVSIKVDKGELIGVLGPNGAGKTTLLKAISRSIPSQGTLTFKGQSLDGVAPYDVVARGICHCPEGRKLFSELSVLKNLQLGAYLRKNNAEINADLERVFTLFPVLRERQWQQSSTLSGGEQQMVAIGRALMGRPELLLLDEPSVGIAPRLKGLIFDAIQQIRKDGTAILIVEQDATSTLRITDRVYVLEHGRTIREGTAKDLAGDEYIRQVYLGV; this comes from the coding sequence ATGCCTCTGCTTGAAGTCTCCGATCTGCGCGTCAGCTACGGCAAGGCGCTCGCCATCGAATCCGTTTCGATCAAGGTCGACAAGGGTGAACTGATCGGCGTGCTCGGGCCCAACGGCGCAGGCAAGACCACGCTGCTGAAAGCGATCTCGCGTTCCATTCCCTCGCAAGGCACGCTGACGTTCAAGGGCCAGTCCCTCGACGGCGTCGCGCCCTACGACGTGGTGGCGCGCGGCATCTGCCATTGTCCCGAGGGCCGCAAGCTGTTCTCGGAACTGTCCGTGCTGAAGAATCTCCAGCTCGGCGCCTACCTGCGCAAGAACAACGCCGAGATCAACGCCGACCTCGAACGTGTGTTCACGCTGTTTCCGGTGCTGCGCGAACGGCAATGGCAGCAATCGAGCACGCTTTCCGGCGGCGAACAGCAGATGGTGGCCATCGGCCGCGCACTGATGGGGCGGCCGGAATTGCTGCTGCTCGACGAGCCGTCGGTCGGCATCGCGCCACGCTTGAAGGGCCTGATCTTCGATGCGATCCAGCAGATCCGGAAGGACGGCACCGCCATCCTGATCGTCGAGCAGGACGCGACCTCGACCTTGCGGATCACCGACCGCGTCTATGTCCTCGAGCATGGCCGCACCATCCGCGAGGGAACGGCGAAAGACCTCGCGGGCGACGAGTATATCCGGCAGGTTTATCTCGGGGTGTGA
- a CDS encoding carboxymuconolactone decarboxylase family protein, protein MSGESEQFKKGLAVRRDVLGKDYVDGSIAKADDFMMAFQNITTEWCWGYAWTRPGLDRKTRSMLNLAMLTALKAPNEIKLHVKGALTNGVTVEEIKEVLLHATVYSGIPAGLEAFKAAHEVLKAEGALDKK, encoded by the coding sequence ATGAGCGGTGAAAGCGAACAATTCAAGAAGGGTCTGGCCGTCCGGCGTGACGTTCTGGGCAAGGACTATGTCGACGGCAGCATCGCCAAGGCCGACGATTTCATGATGGCCTTCCAGAACATCACCACTGAATGGTGCTGGGGCTATGCTTGGACGCGGCCCGGCCTCGACCGCAAGACCCGCAGCATGCTCAACCTCGCGATGCTGACGGCGCTGAAAGCACCCAACGAAATCAAGCTCCATGTCAAAGGCGCGCTGACCAATGGCGTGACCGTCGAGGAGATCAAGGAAGTTCTGCTGCACGCCACCGTGTACAGCGGCATTCCTGCAGGCCTGGAGGCCTTCAAGGCCGCGCACGAAGTGCTGAAGGCCGAAGGCGCGCTGGATAAGAAGTAG
- a CDS encoding tripartite tricarboxylate transporter substrate-binding protein: MRRFFAGFAVAIATLSISGIGPAAAQDFPSRPITLIVPAAAGGPTDAVSRLIAESMGRTLGQQIVVENVGGAGGTIGMTRVVKSPADGYMVTVWHIAQATAPSLYDNLRYNVIDDFDSIGRIADVPMTIVGKAGLEPKTAKDLIDWVKQKKTAVTYAHAGIGSASHLCAIMFMSAVNTQMTALSYRGTGPAMSDLLGGQFDMMCDQTTTTTAQIKDAKIKGYAATTKERLKILPDLPTLDEVGLKGFEVAAWHAMWAPKGLPADVRKKLNDALQAALKDPKVIERMAALGVEPVKPEQATPQALSAHLKAEVAKWSPVIQASGAKAN, encoded by the coding sequence ATGCGAAGATTCTTCGCAGGATTTGCAGTTGCAATTGCCACGCTGTCGATTTCGGGAATCGGACCGGCTGCGGCACAGGACTTTCCGTCGCGTCCGATCACATTGATCGTTCCGGCTGCGGCGGGAGGGCCGACTGACGCGGTCTCTCGCCTGATCGCGGAATCGATGGGCCGAACGCTGGGTCAGCAGATCGTCGTCGAGAATGTCGGCGGTGCCGGCGGCACCATCGGAATGACCCGCGTCGTCAAATCTCCTGCCGATGGATACATGGTCACGGTCTGGCACATCGCGCAGGCGACGGCGCCGTCGCTCTACGACAACCTCCGCTACAATGTGATCGACGACTTCGATTCCATCGGCCGCATCGCGGACGTGCCGATGACGATTGTTGGCAAGGCCGGTCTGGAGCCGAAGACGGCCAAGGACCTGATCGACTGGGTCAAGCAGAAGAAAACCGCTGTGACCTATGCCCACGCGGGCATCGGTTCTGCATCGCACCTGTGCGCGATCATGTTCATGAGCGCGGTCAACACCCAGATGACCGCCTTGTCCTATCGCGGAACGGGACCTGCGATGTCTGATCTGCTCGGCGGCCAGTTCGACATGATGTGCGACCAGACCACGACCACCACTGCGCAGATCAAGGACGCCAAGATCAAGGGATACGCCGCCACGACCAAAGAGCGCCTGAAGATTCTGCCGGACCTGCCGACCCTCGACGAAGTCGGCCTCAAGGGCTTCGAGGTCGCCGCATGGCATGCAATGTGGGCGCCGAAGGGGTTGCCGGCTGACGTCCGGAAGAAACTGAACGATGCTTTGCAGGCCGCACTGAAAGATCCAAAAGTTATCGAACGCATGGCCGCGCTCGGCGTCGAGCCGGTAAAGCCGGAACAGGCGACCCCACAGGCGTTATCTGCTCATCTCAAGGCTGAAGTCGCGAAATGGTCGCCGGTTATTCAGGCATCGGGAGCGAAGGCGAATTAG